A genomic stretch from Vicinamibacteria bacterium includes:
- a CDS encoding KpsF/GutQ family sugar-phosphate isomerase — protein sequence MTLDLARRVLEVEAEAIRKLTTRLDERFERAVELISGARGRIVVTGMGKSGIVSRKIAATLNSTGTPSLYLNPAEALHGDLGMVVAGDVVVALSNSGRTRELLLLVEPVKRLSIPLIALLGDTQSALASAADVVLDVSVAEEACPMGLAPTASTTASLALGDALAMAVLEKKGFSEKDFRSLHPKGQLGFKLLRVEDAMHRGDEMPVVRTSSPMRDVIYEMSRKGLGVTSVVDESGYLLGVISDGDLRRQLERDERLLEKTAAQCMTEKPVTIAPHEPATAALALMEERKITSLMVPDERGRIAGVVHLHDLWRLGEYF from the coding sequence ATGACGCTCGACCTCGCGCGCCGGGTGCTCGAGGTCGAGGCCGAAGCGATCCGCAAGCTCACCACCCGTCTCGACGAGCGCTTCGAGCGTGCCGTCGAGCTCATCTCCGGCGCGCGTGGCCGAATCGTCGTCACCGGCATGGGAAAGTCGGGCATCGTCAGCCGGAAGATCGCCGCAACGCTGAACAGCACGGGTACGCCATCGCTGTACTTGAATCCCGCTGAGGCCCTCCACGGTGATCTGGGCATGGTCGTCGCCGGGGACGTGGTTGTCGCGCTCTCGAACAGCGGCAGGACCCGAGAGTTGCTGCTCCTGGTCGAGCCGGTCAAGCGGCTCAGCATCCCGCTCATCGCGCTTCTGGGAGATACGCAGTCGGCGCTCGCGAGCGCGGCTGACGTGGTCCTCGATGTATCCGTAGCCGAGGAAGCCTGCCCCATGGGGCTCGCGCCCACCGCGAGCACGACGGCCTCGCTAGCGCTGGGAGACGCCCTCGCCATGGCGGTGCTGGAGAAAAAAGGCTTCAGCGAGAAAGACTTCCGTTCGCTTCACCCGAAGGGCCAGCTCGGTTTCAAGCTTCTGCGCGTCGAAGACGCGATGCACCGAGGCGACGAAATGCCCGTCGTTCGCACGAGCTCTCCCATGAGGGACGTCATCTACGAGATGTCGCGGAAGGGACTCGGAGTTACGAGCGTCGTGGACGAATCGGGTTACCTCCTCGGTGTGATTTCCGATGGAGACTTGAGACGCCAGCTCGAGCGCGACGAGCGCCTGCTGGAAAAGACGGCGGCGCAATGCATGACCGAAAAGCCCGTCACCATCGCGCCCCACGAGCCCGCGACCGCAGCGCTCGCGCTCATGGAAGAGAGGAAGATCACGTCTCTCATGGTTCCCGACGAACGTGGCAGGATCGCGGGAGTCGTGCATCTGCACGACCTCTGGCGCCTGGGGGAGTACTTCTGA
- a CDS encoding HAD hydrolase family protein gives MDDELMSKKRAIRMLLFDVDGVLTDGTFERRGDDEAKRFHSRDGIGLVLARRAGLKIGFISGRRSSAVEARARELHLDFVRLGVEDKVASLKEALDQESLQASQVAYMGDDLPDLPVLSRVGFSATVSDAPPEVRSRVDYVTRARGGYGAVRELVEEVLTAMGRLDELVRAYTR, from the coding sequence ATGGACGACGAGCTGATGAGCAAGAAGCGTGCGATCCGAATGCTTCTTTTCGACGTCGACGGCGTCCTCACCGATGGGACGTTCGAGCGCCGCGGCGACGACGAAGCGAAGCGCTTTCATTCGCGAGATGGCATCGGCCTCGTCCTCGCCCGTCGGGCTGGCCTGAAGATCGGGTTCATTTCCGGACGCCGTTCGAGCGCCGTCGAAGCCCGGGCTCGGGAGCTGCACCTGGACTTCGTCCGACTCGGTGTCGAGGACAAGGTCGCCTCGCTGAAGGAGGCACTCGACCAGGAGTCGCTCCAGGCATCTCAAGTCGCCTACATGGGAGACGACCTTCCCGACCTCCCGGTACTCTCCCGAGTCGGGTTCTCGGCGACGGTTAGCGATGCTCCTCCGGAAGTTCGATCTCGGGTAGACTATGTGACGCGTGCACGGGGCGGCTACGGGGCGGTCCGGGAGCTCGTGGAAGAGGTTCT
- a CDS encoding CTP synthase codes for MASPRAKFIFVTGGVVSSLGKGVASASIGRLLEARGYRVNFLKFDPYINVDPGTMSPYQHGEVFVTEDGAETDMDLGHYERFTSVELTRASNVTTGQIYESVIAKERRGDYLGGTVQVIPHITNEIKSRLGPVSEGVDVVIVEIGGTVGDIESLPFLEAVRQFRMDVGRAGAVFIHLTLVPFVSTAGEQKTKPTQHSVRELRAIGIQPDVLLCRADRPLPRDLKSKIALFSNVDERAVITVRDVASIYEVPLLLADESLDELLIEMLQLPAHSRKIDVWRDLVERIQNPEGEVVIGVVGKYVSLKDAYKSLNEALAHGGIAHNLRVRLKWIEAEDLEPDNPSVLKDVDGVLVPGGFGPRGAEGMAVAAGWARRHKVPYFGICYGFQWAVVEYARAVCGLSHASSSECDPDSPDKVILKLRELAGVEEMGGTMRLGAYPCVLEDGSLARRIYGAEQVSERHRHRYEFNQSYERRLSEHGLRFSGRTPDGKFVEIVELTDHPWFVAVQFHPEFKSRPLTPHPLFREFIGAAWKHKKGGAVKEVPEESSVISHR; via the coding sequence ATGGCGTCACCTAGAGCCAAGTTCATCTTCGTAACCGGCGGAGTCGTTTCCTCGCTGGGAAAGGGCGTGGCCTCCGCCTCCATCGGACGGCTTCTGGAAGCCCGGGGCTATCGAGTGAACTTCCTGAAGTTCGATCCCTATATCAACGTCGACCCGGGAACGATGAGCCCCTACCAGCATGGCGAGGTCTTCGTGACCGAGGACGGTGCCGAGACCGACATGGACCTCGGCCACTACGAGCGCTTCACCAGCGTCGAGCTGACCCGGGCTTCGAATGTCACGACGGGACAGATTTACGAATCGGTGATAGCGAAAGAGCGAAGGGGCGATTACCTGGGAGGCACCGTCCAGGTCATTCCTCACATCACGAACGAGATCAAATCCCGGCTAGGACCGGTCTCCGAAGGGGTCGATGTCGTGATCGTGGAAATCGGCGGGACGGTGGGCGACATCGAGAGCTTGCCGTTTCTGGAAGCGGTGAGACAGTTCCGCATGGACGTGGGCCGGGCCGGCGCCGTCTTCATTCACCTGACGCTGGTACCCTTCGTGTCCACCGCCGGCGAGCAGAAGACCAAACCGACGCAGCACAGCGTTCGTGAATTGAGGGCCATCGGTATTCAGCCCGACGTTCTGCTGTGCCGGGCGGACCGACCGCTCCCCCGCGATCTGAAATCCAAGATCGCCCTGTTCTCCAACGTCGACGAAAGAGCGGTCATCACCGTGAGAGACGTTGCCTCCATCTACGAAGTTCCGCTCCTCCTCGCCGACGAATCGCTCGACGAGCTCTTGATCGAGATGCTGCAACTGCCCGCTCACTCGCGAAAGATCGACGTCTGGCGCGATCTGGTCGAACGAATACAAAACCCGGAAGGCGAGGTCGTGATCGGCGTCGTGGGAAAGTACGTGAGTCTCAAGGACGCGTACAAGAGCTTGAACGAAGCTCTCGCCCATGGCGGAATCGCCCACAACCTGCGGGTGCGGCTGAAATGGATCGAGGCCGAGGATCTCGAGCCCGATAATCCGTCCGTTCTGAAGGACGTCGACGGCGTGCTGGTGCCCGGCGGGTTCGGACCCCGTGGCGCCGAGGGGATGGCGGTGGCAGCGGGCTGGGCTCGGCGTCACAAGGTTCCCTACTTCGGCATCTGCTACGGCTTCCAGTGGGCGGTCGTCGAGTATGCCCGGGCGGTCTGTGGTCTTTCGCACGCGAGCAGCAGCGAATGCGATCCCGATTCCCCCGACAAGGTGATCCTCAAGCTCCGTGAGCTCGCGGGCGTGGAGGAGATGGGCGGCACGATGCGGCTCGGCGCCTACCCTTGCGTTCTGGAGGATGGGTCGCTCGCCAGGCGCATCTACGGAGCGGAGCAGGTCTCGGAGCGCCATCGCCATCGCTATGAGTTCAATCAAAGCTACGAGCGCAGGCTGTCCGAGCACGGTCTCCGGTTCTCCGGTCGCACGCCCGACGGGAAGTTCGTGGAGATCGTGGAGCTCACCGACCACCCGTGGTTCGTCGCGGTGCAGTTCCACCCCGAGTTCAAATCGAGACCGCTGACGCCCCACCCCCTCTTTCGGGAGTTCATCGGCGCGGCTTGGAAGCACAAGAAAGGCGGAGCGGTCAAAGAGGTCCCCGAGGAGTCCTCGGTAATCAGCCATCGCTGA
- the kdsA gene encoding 3-deoxy-8-phosphooctulonate synthase, producing MQTDTVEIGSLRIGGGARFVLIAGPCVIENDRHPFFMAERIRDIAGELDIPYIFKASFDKANRTSSEGFRGPGPDEGLRILAEVRRRFGVPVTTDVHEPGQAEAAGDAVDLLQIPAFLCRQTDLLVASARTGKPVNIKKGQFLAPWDIRHAVEKIRSAGNRKAIVTERGTSFGYNNLVVDIRGFPLMREMGTPLVFDVTHSLQLPGAAGKTSGGQSRFIPELASAGVAAGVDGIFMEVHDRPEEALSDGPNSCPLANLSTILRRLVAIERAVRETP from the coding sequence ATGCAAACCGATACGGTCGAGATCGGCTCCCTCCGCATCGGCGGAGGCGCGCGGTTCGTGCTCATCGCCGGGCCGTGCGTGATCGAGAACGACCGGCATCCCTTCTTCATGGCGGAGCGCATCCGCGATATCGCCGGCGAGCTGGATATCCCCTATATTTTCAAGGCGTCGTTCGACAAGGCGAACCGTACCTCGAGCGAAGGCTTCCGCGGCCCGGGACCGGACGAGGGGCTCAGGATATTGGCCGAAGTGCGAAGGCGTTTCGGCGTCCCGGTCACCACGGACGTTCATGAGCCGGGCCAGGCGGAAGCGGCGGGTGATGCCGTCGACCTCCTGCAAATTCCCGCCTTTCTCTGCCGGCAAACCGACCTCTTGGTAGCGAGCGCACGAACGGGCAAGCCGGTCAACATCAAGAAGGGCCAGTTCCTCGCGCCCTGGGACATCCGGCATGCGGTCGAGAAGATACGCTCGGCGGGAAACCGCAAAGCGATCGTGACCGAGCGAGGGACGAGCTTCGGCTACAACAACCTCGTCGTCGACATCCGAGGCTTTCCCCTGATGCGGGAAATGGGAACGCCGCTCGTATTCGACGTAACGCACAGTCTCCAGCTTCCCGGTGCCGCGGGAAAGACCTCCGGTGGCCAGTCGCGTTTCATCCCCGAGCTCGCCTCGGCGGGCGTCGCTGCCGGAGTGGATGGCATCTTCATGGAAGTTCACGACCGGCCGGAAGAGGCCCTGTCCGACGGACCGAACAGCTGCCCGCTCGCGAATCTATCTACGATTCTCCGGCGGCTCGTCGCCATCGAGCGTGCCGTGCGCGAGACGCCATGA